TGGCCCGAATGCGCGCCGGTGGCTGCGCAACATGTTCGACTGCGTCAACGCCCGGCGCGAAGCGCATGGCACGCATTTCACCGTCAACATCGGCTTCACCTGGCAAGGGCTGAAGGCGCTGGGCCTCTCGCAGCGATCGCTCGACAGCTTCCCGCAGGCGTTCCGGGCCGGCATGCGGGAGCGCGCCCATCTCGTGGGCGACGTCGGGCCGAACGCCCCGGAACATTGGGAGGGCGGCCTCGGCGGACCCGACATCCATGCGATGGCATGGGTCCGCACCGATTCCGCCGAAGGGCTCGAAGCGGCCACGCGGATCATCCGCGCCGAGATGGAGGCAACTGGCGACGTCGAGATCCGGTTCGTCCAGGACACGATGGCCCTCGCGCATGAAAACGGCATCGGCTCGGAGGGCGAGCACTTCGGCTTCGCCGATCCGATCTCGCAGCCGCCGATCGAAGGCGCAGATGCGCCTTCGTATCCCGGCGATGGCGCGCTGGATGCCGACGGCACCTGGCGTGCGCTCAAGCCGGGCGAGTTCCTGCTCGGCTACGAGGACGAGGCCGGCGCCGAAGGCGTGCCGGCACCCGAGCCGCACGAGCTGCGGCTGAACGGCACCTACATGGTCTTCCGCAAGCTCTACCAGGACGTGGCGGCGTTCCGGCGATATCTGGCGAGCGCTGCGAAGGCGCTCTACGGGTCCGAGGACCAGGTCCTCCAGGACCGGGTGGGTGCCAAGATGATGGGGCGCTGGAAAAGCGGCTGCCCGGTCGATCTCTCCCCCGACAGGGACGATCCGGCAATCGCCGCCGATCCCCAGCGGCGCAATGACTTCACCTATGCGGGCGACGAGCAGGGCCTGCGCTGCCCGCTCGGTGCGCACCTGCGCCGCACCAATCCGCGCGCCACGCCGTTGAAGCGCGCGACCGCGGTCAGGCGGCACAGGCTGATCCGGCGCGGCGTCGAGTACGGCCCGCATCTCGAGGCGGGCGCGCTGCAGGACGACGGCGTCGATCGCGGTCTCGTCAACCTCTTCATCCAGGCCGACATCGAGCGCCAGTTCGAATTCGTCCAGAAGGAATGGATGATGGGCGGCGAGTTTCTCGGGCTCGATGCCGCCGAGCAGGACCCGATCACCGGCACGGGCGGCGCAGGCTCGCAGATGCTCATTCCCGGTGCGAAGAAGCCATTCCTCTTCGATCTGCCGAACTTCGTGCGCGTCAAAGGCGGCGAATACCTGTTCGTTCCCGGGCTGACTGCGCTCGAGGGACTGATCCAGCAAAGGTTCTGATCCCCATGTCCGACCATTTCAGCGGCCCCGCGGTGATGGGCGACCCGTCCGTCGACATCACCGACTTCTTCGCGTTCCCGAGCCCCGAGCGGCCGGGGCATCTCGTGTTGATCATGAACGTGTTTCCGCTCGCGACGCGGCAGGCGTTCTTCAGCGACGTCGTGACCTACCGGTTCCGCCTGCGGCCGCTCGCTCGCTCGGGCCGGAGCGTCGTGCATGGCACGGAGGAGGTGTCGATCGACATCACGTTCGACGACGGCCCTCTGCAGCGAGGCAGCGTGCTCGTCCCGGATGGCGGCGGCGCGAGCTTCGTCGTGGGCACGCCGCTGGAAAAGGATGGCCTGCGTGTTTTCGCGGGCCTCGCGAGCGACCCCTTTTTCATGGATGTCGAGGCTGCGCTGCGCACCGACATGTCGGGAAGGCTTTCCTTCGAGACGGCCACGAACACCGTTCACTGCCGCGACGTGCTGGCGATCGTCGTCGAGCTGCCGATCGCCTCGATCGTCCGGCGCTTCGGTGGTGTGACCCTGGTCGGCATCGTCGGCGAGAACGTGGTCACGCGGCGCGGCAAGCCCATGCGCATCGAGCGTGTCGGCCGGCCCGAGATCAAGAACTTCGTCCTCGCCAACCCCATGCGCGATCCGCGCACTCGGGGCGTGGAACTGCGGGACCTCTACAACCGCGAAGACGCCTTCGCGCTCTCGCCGGTCTATCGACCGCTGTACGAGTCGCGAGTCGATGCGAACCTGGCGTTCTTCGACAGTCTCGACGGCGAGGAGGCGTGGCCGATCGGACCGGACGGGCGCCACCCGCTGGGCGATCTGCTGATCGCCGACTGCTTGATCCTGGATCTCGCGCGCGCATTCGCGCCGGGCGGATTCCTCGAGATCGAACGATCGCTTCTGGACGACCGGCCGCACGAGAGCGCCGGCGGCCGCTGGCTCGACGACGACATCCTCGACGAGCTGCTCACCTGGATGGTGAACGGCGGGCGGGGCGAGCGATTCGGCGACGGCGTGCACAGGCCCACCAAGCCGGCCAGCCTGTCCTTTCCGTATGTGCGTGAACCCAACGACCGGGCGGACCTGCCGCTGCCGGCATTCTTGAGGAGCTGAACATGGACTTTCTGAAAGGCAAGGGCGCGGTCGTGACCGGCGCCGCATCCGGTATCGGCAAGGCCATCGCGACGGCGTTCATCGATGCGGGCGCCAGCGTGCTGCTCTGCGATCTGAACGCGAAAGCACTGGCTGACGCTGCGCGCGAGCTCGGCGAGCGCGCGATCGGCCGCGTCACCGACGTGTCCGAGGAGAACCAGGTCGAGGCCGCGATGCGCGCGGCAAACGAGGCCTTCGGCTCGCTCGACATCGTGGTGAACTGCGCGGGCTTCGGCGCCATCGCGCCGCTCACCGACCTCAGCGCCGAGAGGTGGACAGCGGTGCAGAGCGTGACGCTCGGCGGGGTGTTCTACGGCGTCAAGCATGGCGCGCGCCGGATGCTCGAGCAGGGACGCCCCGGCGTCATCATCAACATCTCATCAGTGAACGCACGACAGGCGGGCGAGGGCCAGGTGGCCTACTGCGCCGCCAAGGCCGGTGTGGACATGATCACGCGCTGCGGCGCGCTCGAGCTCGGCGCTCGCGGCATCCGCGTCGTGGGCATCGCGCCGGGCCTGGTGGAGACGCCGTTGACGAAGAAGGAACTGGAAGATCCCGCCATGCGCGAGCTCTTCCTCGGCATCATCCCGATGAAGCGGCCCGCCCAGGCCGAAGAGATCGGCGCCGCTGCGGTGTTCCTCGCGTCGGATCACGCCAGGTCGATCAACGGCGACACGATCGCGATCGACGGCGGCTCGCTCACGCGCGGCTATCCGGCCCTGCTGACCGGCCTGAAGAAGGCCGCATGATCGAGCCCGGACGCTATACGAGCGGCCGCATTGCGCTCGCCAACCTTTCGGCATCGATACAGAGCCTCGAGCTTCGCCGGGGGAGGGAGGTGGCCTTCGCGGACCTGCTCGCGCTGTCGGACCTGCTTTTCGTCCGCGGTGATGTGCTGGGCCGGATTTCCGACCATGACCGGGCGGAGCTCATCGCCCATGGAGCGATCGTGCTGGCGCCCGCCACTGCAACGGCGCTCTTCATCCGGGCTCGGCTCGCCGGGCGTTTCCACCGTTTCACCGAAGCGAACCTGCTTCTCGACCAAGCCGTCGCGGCCGGCTATCCAACGCGGGAGATCGATGCCGAATGCGCGGCGCTGCTGCAGGCAACAGGGCGGTATCGCCAGGCACTCGTTCTACGCGAACGGCTGGCGAAGGATGAACCGGGGATCCGAACGCTGGGCGCACGGGCCTCGCTGCTGGCCGAAATGGGCGAATGGGTGCTGGCGGAAGACTGCTATGCGGCCGCACTCGCTGCGGATGACGGCATCTCTCCCATCCCGTGCGCTCAACTGCTCTTCGAATGGGGCGTGAGCGCGATGCGTGGCGGCCATCTGAACCGTGCGGAAGAGATCTTCTCGCACCTTGACGCAGTGCTGCCGCAGCACGTTCCGGGCCGGGGCCATCGCGCCGAGGTGGCGATCGCCCGCGGAAGGCTGGACGCGGCCCTGGCGCTCGTCGGGCCGCTCCTGGAAGTCTCCGACGACCCCGAATATCGCGCCGTCTACGCCCAGGTGCTTTCCGCCCTGGGTGAGCGCCATGCGGCGGCGCGCGAGGCCGAACGCGCGGCCTCAGGCTACGAGCGACTGCTTGCAAGACGGCCCGAAGCCTACGCCCACCACGCCGCCGCCTTCTTCACCGGGCCGGGCAAGGCGGCCCACGCAGACATCGATCGGCATTCCAAAGAGGTCACTCATGGACATCACTAGCACCGGGCTCTTGGCGGATCCGGCCCCGGACGTGGCTGCGCTGGGCTTCCATGCCGCACGGCTCGCCAAAGTGCGCGCGGCGATCCTGTCCGACATCGAGCACGGACGCTGCCACGGCGTCGCGCTGCGGGTCGCCCGGCACGGCCGGGTCGTGCTCGACGTGTGCGAGGGGTACGCGGACCGCGCCGCCGGCACGACGCTCCGCCCCGGCTCCGTCTTTGCGACGATGTCGATCGCCAAGCAGTTCACGAACGTGCTCACGCTGTCGCTGGTCGAGCGCGGCCTGCTCAAGCTGCACGCGCCGGTCGCCGAGGTCATCCCGGAATTCGCAGCGGTCGGCAAGGAGAAGGTCAATCTCTATCACCTGCTCACGCACACGAGCGGCGTGCTCTCCGCCGCCCCACCGGTACCCGCCGAAGTCCTGACGAGCATCGAGGCGCTGGTCGAATTCGCGTGCTCCCTGCCGCTCGAGTCGCAGCCCGGCGAGCGGGTCAATTACTCGCTCCTCCTCGGGCATTCGATCATGGCAGCGATGTGCCTGCGCGTCGCCGGCCGCGGTCGCAGCTTCGCCGACATGCTGCGGGACGATCTCTTCGCGCCGCTCGGCATGCGTGACACCAGCCTCGGCCTGCGCGGCGACCTCGCTGCGCGGTTCTGCCCGGTGCGCGTCTCGTACGAGGACCTCCGGTCGCTCACGCCCAAGGAGACGGTCGAAGGAGTGGGTGGGCTGCTCGCGACGCCGGGCTGCGAGATCCCGGGCGGCGGCTGCGTGACGACGATCGACGATCTGCACCGCTTCGCCGAGATGCTCAGGCGCGGCGGCGAGCTCGACGACGTGCGCGTGCTCTCGCCGGCCACGATCGGGTTCTGCACGCGCAACCACACCGGCGAAATGCGGAACGTCTTCTTCGACGCCACCTGCAGCACGCGCAACTGGGTCGTCTATCCGGCGGCTATCGGCGTGGGCTTCTTCGTTCGCGGCGACGGCAACATGCCGGGGCACCACTTCAGCCCGATGCATTCGGCGAACGCCTTCGGCGGCTTCGGCGCGGGGTCGAACGGATTCACCGTCGATCCGGCGCGCGACCTCACCATCGCCTTCCTGTCCACCGGACTCATGGAGGACAGCCACCACCTCGAGCGCATGTCGACCCTGGCGACCATGGTCCTCGCCGCGATGACGCGATGACGCTCGCGCTTGCCGCATTTCTCGCCGGGTTCGTCCACGTGCTCCTGGGACCCGACCATCTCGCTGCGATCGCGCCCTACGCCGTGGACGGCAAGACCGGCGCCTGGCGCACCGGGGTCCGGTGGGGAATGGGGCACGCTGCGGGAGCGCTCGCCGTCGGGCTCCTGGTCCTCGTGCTGCGCGAGGCGTTGCCCGTCGAGGCGTTCTCCGCCTGGGGCGAGCGGCTGGTAGGACTCGTCCTGATCGGCATCGGGATCTGGGGACTCCGCGCGGCGTGGGCTCGCGCGAGCATGGGCACGCGGGCTCGTGAAGCGCAAGCCCACGCTCATGCGGCGTTTGCCGTCGGTACGCTGCACGGCCTCGCCGGCGGTGCGCATCTTCTCGGCATGCTGCCCGCGCTCGCCTTGCCCTCGGATCTCGCGGCGGGGGCGTATCTCCTGCTCTTCGGCACGGGCAGCGTCGCCGCGATGGCGGCCTTCGCATCGCTCGTCGGCTGGATTGCAGGCCGCCCGGGTGCGAGCGGTTCGCGCGCGCAGAGCGCGCTGCTCGGGTTTTCCTCTCTGGCCGCCGTCGCCATCGGCGGCTTCTGGACTTTGCAGAGCTAGGTCACGAATGCAAGAAGCCTTGGTCCTCGCCCGCGCGCAGTTCGGCCTGAACATCGCCTTCCACATCCTGTTCCCGGCGATCTCGATCGGGCTTGCCTGGATCCTCGTCTACTTCCGGGCGCGCTACGAGCGCACCGGCGAGCGGACCTGGCTCGAGCCCTACCGGCTGTGGACCAAGATCTTCGCGCTGACCTTCGCGATGGGTGTGGTGACCGGCATCACGATGTCGTTCCAGTTCGGCACCAATTGGCCCGGCTTCATGAACAAGGTGGGCAACGTCGCGGGGCCGCTACTCGGCTACGAGGTGCTCACGGCCTTCTTCCTGGAGGCGACGTTCCTCGGCGTGATGCTCTTCGGCATGAACCGCGTGCCCGGCTGGCTGCACCTGATTTCGACGGTCTTGGTCGCCGTGGGAACCACTCTGTCCGCCTTCTGGATCCTCGCGCTCAACTCGTGGATGCACACCCCGGCGGGGCACGCTCACGCCGATGGCCAGCTCGTCGCCGCCGACTGGCTGCAAGTGATCTTCAATCCCTCGTTCCCCTACCGCATGACTCACATGCTGCTCGCCTCGGGCCTGACGGCATGCTTCTTTCTCGCCGGCCTCTCGGCCTGGCGACTGCTGAAGGCTCCGGGCGACGCATCTGCGCTGCGGACACTGCGCACCGGTGTGGTCGTCGCGGCGGTGCTTGCGCCGACGCAGGCGCTCGTGGGCGACCTGCACGGCCTCAATACGCTCGAGCACCAGCCGGCCAAGCTGGCGGCGATCGAGGCGCTGTGGGAAACCGAGCGCGGCGCGCCGCTCGTTCTCTTCGCCGTGCCGAACCAGCTCGAGCGCCGCAACGACTACGCGATCGAGATTCCCAAGGCCGCAAGCCTGATCCTGGGACATGACCTCGACGCAGAGATCAAGGGACTGAACGAGTTCGCGCCGGACATTCCGCCGGTGACGCCGGTGTTTTTCTCCTTCCGCGTGATGGTCGGCACGGGCTTGCTCATGATCGGCGTCGCCTGGTTCGGCTCGTGGTGCCTTCGGGGGGGCGCGCTGCCTCCGCGATGGCTGCTCCGGACATTCGCGGGGTTCACGTTCTTGGGCTGGATCGCGACGCTCGCGGGCTGGATGGTGACCGAGATCGGCCGCCAGCCCTGGCTCGTGACGGGTGTCCTGCGCACCGCCGACGCGGTGGGCCCCGCAAGCGGCGCTCACCTGGGATCCAGCCTGACCGCCTACATCATCACCTATGCGCTGATGCTCGTCG
The Piscinibacter sp. XHJ-5 DNA segment above includes these coding regions:
- a CDS encoding Dyp-type peroxidase; the encoded protein is MSTLAAMRSLAAADLKDHLHDIQDNVVAPILMRHGRHIFVKFGAGPNARRWLRNMFDCVNARREAHGTHFTVNIGFTWQGLKALGLSQRSLDSFPQAFRAGMRERAHLVGDVGPNAPEHWEGGLGGPDIHAMAWVRTDSAEGLEAATRIIRAEMEATGDVEIRFVQDTMALAHENGIGSEGEHFGFADPISQPPIEGADAPSYPGDGALDADGTWRALKPGEFLLGYEDEAGAEGVPAPEPHELRLNGTYMVFRKLYQDVAAFRRYLASAAKALYGSEDQVLQDRVGAKMMGRWKSGCPVDLSPDRDDPAIAADPQRRNDFTYAGDEQGLRCPLGAHLRRTNPRATPLKRATAVRRHRLIRRGVEYGPHLEAGALQDDGVDRGLVNLFIQADIERQFEFVQKEWMMGGEFLGLDAAEQDPITGTGGAGSQMLIPGAKKPFLFDLPNFVRVKGGEYLFVPGLTALEGLIQQRF
- a CDS encoding DUF4331 family protein, which encodes MSDHFSGPAVMGDPSVDITDFFAFPSPERPGHLVLIMNVFPLATRQAFFSDVVTYRFRLRPLARSGRSVVHGTEEVSIDITFDDGPLQRGSVLVPDGGGASFVVGTPLEKDGLRVFAGLASDPFFMDVEAALRTDMSGRLSFETATNTVHCRDVLAIVVELPIASIVRRFGGVTLVGIVGENVVTRRGKPMRIERVGRPEIKNFVLANPMRDPRTRGVELRDLYNREDAFALSPVYRPLYESRVDANLAFFDSLDGEEAWPIGPDGRHPLGDLLIADCLILDLARAFAPGGFLEIERSLLDDRPHESAGGRWLDDDILDELLTWMVNGGRGERFGDGVHRPTKPASLSFPYVREPNDRADLPLPAFLRS
- a CDS encoding SDR family NAD(P)-dependent oxidoreductase, encoding MDFLKGKGAVVTGAASGIGKAIATAFIDAGASVLLCDLNAKALADAARELGERAIGRVTDVSEENQVEAAMRAANEAFGSLDIVVNCAGFGAIAPLTDLSAERWTAVQSVTLGGVFYGVKHGARRMLEQGRPGVIINISSVNARQAGEGQVAYCAAKAGVDMITRCGALELGARGIRVVGIAPGLVETPLTKKELEDPAMRELFLGIIPMKRPAQAEEIGAAAVFLASDHARSINGDTIAIDGGSLTRGYPALLTGLKKAA
- a CDS encoding tetratricopeptide repeat protein, translating into MIEPGRYTSGRIALANLSASIQSLELRRGREVAFADLLALSDLLFVRGDVLGRISDHDRAELIAHGAIVLAPATATALFIRARLAGRFHRFTEANLLLDQAVAAGYPTREIDAECAALLQATGRYRQALVLRERLAKDEPGIRTLGARASLLAEMGEWVLAEDCYAAALAADDGISPIPCAQLLFEWGVSAMRGGHLNRAEEIFSHLDAVLPQHVPGRGHRAEVAIARGRLDAALALVGPLLEVSDDPEYRAVYAQVLSALGERHAAAREAERAASGYERLLARRPEAYAHHAAAFFTGPGKAAHADIDRHSKEVTHGHH
- a CDS encoding serine hydrolase domain-containing protein gives rise to the protein MDITSTGLLADPAPDVAALGFHAARLAKVRAAILSDIEHGRCHGVALRVARHGRVVLDVCEGYADRAAGTTLRPGSVFATMSIAKQFTNVLTLSLVERGLLKLHAPVAEVIPEFAAVGKEKVNLYHLLTHTSGVLSAAPPVPAEVLTSIEALVEFACSLPLESQPGERVNYSLLLGHSIMAAMCLRVAGRGRSFADMLRDDLFAPLGMRDTSLGLRGDLAARFCPVRVSYEDLRSLTPKETVEGVGGLLATPGCEIPGGGCVTTIDDLHRFAEMLRRGGELDDVRVLSPATIGFCTRNHTGEMRNVFFDATCSTRNWVVYPAAIGVGFFVRGDGNMPGHHFSPMHSANAFGGFGAGSNGFTVDPARDLTIAFLSTGLMEDSHHLERMSTLATMVLAAMTR
- a CDS encoding cytochrome ubiquinol oxidase subunit I, yielding MQEALVLARAQFGLNIAFHILFPAISIGLAWILVYFRARYERTGERTWLEPYRLWTKIFALTFAMGVVTGITMSFQFGTNWPGFMNKVGNVAGPLLGYEVLTAFFLEATFLGVMLFGMNRVPGWLHLISTVLVAVGTTLSAFWILALNSWMHTPAGHAHADGQLVAADWLQVIFNPSFPYRMTHMLLASGLTACFFLAGLSAWRLLKAPGDASALRTLRTGVVVAAVLAPTQALVGDLHGLNTLEHQPAKLAAIEALWETERGAPLVLFAVPNQLERRNDYAIEIPKAASLILGHDLDAEIKGLNEFAPDIPPVTPVFFSFRVMVGTGLLMIGVAWFGSWCLRGGALPPRWLLRTFAGFTFLGWIATLAGWMVTEIGRQPWLVTGVLRTADAVGPASGAHLGSSLTAYIITYALMLVAYLVVLTHLAGKGGAPQADAKAVAWQGSAA